From the Cydia pomonella isolate Wapato2018A chromosome 23, ilCydPomo1, whole genome shotgun sequence genome, one window contains:
- the LOC133530763 gene encoding acyl-CoA Delta(11) desaturase-like, which yields MATYEKEMDASLADASVLAPQAASRRHSLVYPAVATMLFWHLSGIYGLYLCVFYAKWATIFFNVILYMCAMLGITAGAHRLWAHRSYKATLPLQVLLMLFQSLAYQHSALRFARDHRAHHKFSDTDADPYNPARGFFFAHIGWLLVRKHPQAITKGKGIDVDDLYQNPVLLYQNKYSFYLTTSLAFVLPALIPTYFWQETLNTAHHVSVLRVLAVWHAFFTTNSAAHEHGYRPYDKRIMPTQNLPVSFITLGEGFHNFHHVFPFDYRAAELENNCLNLTTRFIDMFAWIGWAYDLKHASPDIISKRANRTGDGTDLWGRVREGFVGDSSN from the exons ATGGCTACTTACGAGAAAGAAATGGATGCCTCCCTAGCAGACGCCTCGGTTCTGGCGCCGCAGGCCGCCTCTCGACGGCACTCTCTGGTGTATCCCGCTGTAGCCACAATGCTGTTCTGGCATTTAAGCGGAATCTACGGACTCTATCTGTGTGTCTTTTATGCTAAATGGGCTACGATTTTCTTTA ATGTCATACTCTATATGTGCGCGATGCTGGGCATCACGGCGGGCGCGCACCGGCTGTGGGCGCATCGTTCGTACAAGGCGACTCTGCCGTTGCAAGTGTTGCTCATGCTCTTCCAGAGCCTCGCCTACCAGCACTCGGCACTTCGCTTCGCTCGGGACCACAG GGCCCACCATAAGTTCAGCGACACGGATGCGGACCCGTACAACCCGGCGCGCGGGTTCTTCTTCGCGCACATCGGCTGGCTACTGGTGCGCAAACACCCGCAAGCCATTACCAAAGGGAAGGGGATAGATGTGGACGATCTGTACCAGAACCCCGTGCTGCTCTACCAGAACAA GTACAGCTTCTACCTCACCACCTCACTCGCATTCGTGTTACCTGCGCTCATACCAACTTACTTCTGGCAGGAGACTCTGAACACGGCGCATCACGTGTCTGTGCTCCGCGTACTCGCCGTCTGGCACGCCTTCTTCACCACCAACAGCGCCGCCCACGAGCATGGCTACAGGCCTTATGATAAGCGCATCATGCCTACACAAAACCTACCTGTAAGCTTCATCACACTTGGCGAGGGATTCCATAACTTCCACCATGTGTTCCCCTTCGATTACCGAGCGGCCGAACTTGAGAATAATTGTTTAAATCTTACAACGAGATTTATCGATATGTTCGCGTGGATTGGATGGGCATATGACTTGAAGCATGCGTCTCCTGATATCATATCGAAGAGAGCCAACAGGACTGGAGATGGGACGGACCTGTGGGGGCGAGTCAGGGAGGGTTTTGTTGGTGACTCTTCTAACTAA